CCAAAGCTCTACAAAGATAGAGCCAACTgctctaaaaaaaacaatatgagAAACACAATAAGGTGTCTCCTCAATCCACACTCTATCAATAGATGACCTTGAAGCTTCTCACTCTATCAATGGATGACCTTGAAGCTTCTCTTGCAAGCAAGAGTATGTGCTGCCATGTTTACCTCTCTCTTCACATGACCTATGTCCCATCTCCTCCTTGTCCGTAGTAGCAGATGAATATCTTCTATAACCTGTCCATAGCTACTGCCGTTTGGATTTGTCTCCTTGATAGCATTCACTACATTCAAAGAATTGAATCTCCTTCCAACAAAATATCGTACACGCCCAAGTCTCGACATAGCTCCAAGTATGAAGTGTAATATCATACTTGATACTTGATACTTGACACTTATTATgttaacaattaaataattaaattttgttgtgtaaatttttgaaaaatgcatgaaatactatatatattaaattttgttgtgtAAACACACGATAAATACAAATAGACACTCATTATTCAAGTGGGGCAGTTTATCACAAGCACACgtctatattatttatttataatcacatcatttaaaagaaaaaaaaaaattatagttagaTTTATAATACCGGAATAAGACACCACGGTATTTCAGTTGGAAGGCATACTTTTCCAAACTTGAGAGGCCGAAGTGTGCAGGCCGCAGTATTGGTACTTTACTTGGGCTTTAAAAAGGCGGACCCAAAATTTGTCTACTTTGGGGCTTTGGGccttccaatatatatatatatatatatatatatatagtaacaaATCAAGGCTAATCAAGTCTAGAAAGAGTGTTTTGCttgcaactatatatatatatattgtaacaaATCAAGTCTAATCAAGTCTAGAAAGAGTGTTTTGCTTGCAACTACAAAGACTAAAGATAGAAAACAcgtaattattttgtaattattttataatattgatgTAATAGTTTTGACTAACTTTTAGATTTGTCcctttcttgaaaaaaataatttaaagattGATTAGAACTGTGAAGTCAACATTATGAGATATATAATTGTAGGATAAAAGTGTAGTTTCTAACGTTACTCTATTAAAGATTTAACACGGACAATAAAAGTAGAGTAAAATTACTCTTCATACCCATTTATTACGTTCAATTTATATCAGTTGAtgtgacatattttaaataactgacatgaaaagtcatttaaaatatatcacatcaatcgatatgaaataaatataataaatgataCGAAGAATAAGGTTATTCATAAAACCAGCACAAAGAAAGAAGTCTTTTTCCTCCCCCAAAGTCCATTGATCCAATATTGTTTGCTTGATATATCATCGTTGGTAAGGTTGGGATTGCGTTCAAATTCATCAGATTTGGGAATAGGTgaccaacatttttcaaaatgtaaTGGAGCCAATTGTTTTAAAGGCTAGAAACTGCCTCACTCAATTACATGTGTAGATACTAGATAGGCTAGAAACCACTACAAACGGGATTGTTTTTAAGTCTCTGTGTTACAATATAGAGGGGCTGAAATCTACAAGAAATGTGGTTTGCCGGCCGGAGCttcataggtatatatatatatggtttgatTCCATCACTCCTCGCTCTCCTCTACCGATCGATCACAACTTGAACCCTAGCCGTGATTTCCATCTAattctagggttagggttttagaAAATTTTTGATCCATGTCTTCGATTTCAGATCCGTGAAACCGTGCTATGGAttagtgattttggttttggaCCTTGTTTTTCTCGCTTCAATCTTTTCCAAGTTGTAaacttactaatttttttttgggtttcagaGTTTGATTCATTGAGGGGTTGTTTGATTCTTAGATTTCTCAGGATTTTGAGGTGTTTTCGCTGCGAGCCATTGTATATGTTTGTGGTTTAGATTCAATTTTTGGAATTTCATtgaatatttgaaaatataaggTTAGGGCTTGAAGAATgattcaaaatcaccattggatcaaaattcatgTATGATTCATCTAACTTTCTCTCCTGTAACTTTGTTATAACTTTAGTATTTGTATTTCTaatatttatttacattaaaagataaagaaaaagggtGTTCTAGGCCTATAGGAAAGCAATCTTTGCGATCATAGAAGAATAATAATGGTTAACAATAGAGAATTTTCCTAAGTTGGATTTCTTctgattttttgtagttttatttaaGGTTGTTGCATAAAGACGGAAGATGTTGAATAACATTCACAGAAACAAGGAAAGAGAGAGTAAATTAAAAGGCAAACATATATGCAAACACAAAATTGTGATATTGATCGATATATCTCTAAGATTCTCACCAAAATCCAATGAATTGAGTTCaatgaaaaacaagaagaaaaagccGCGCAACAAAATAACAAGTAGCATTAACCAAACTTTGGCTAAATACAATCAACCAACAGTCAAGATTTTGATGACAGCAGCAGAGTCAACCTTATGCAATACCACGACCGAGTCTCCAGGCTTGCAAAGTTGCTTGGCCTTTGCATGTTGGAGGGCCAACTCTACGGTCTCTTTGGTTGACTCTGCATGAGAAGCTCTTGCAGAACTTGTGCTCAAAAGAGGAACCAAACCCCGATAAATAAGGCTATGCCTTGCCGGAGCTTCATCACTGCATGACCAATCAAAAGAATCTGTTCTTATCTCTGGAACCACCACCGACAAAATTGGCATGCTTGGCCTGTACTTAGCCACTAGCTTCGCAGTGCTTCCTCCTCTGGTTAGGACCAAAATTAGAGCTGCTTTAATGCAATGGGCTGTGCTCACAGCTGAAGAGGCCAAGCTCTCCAATGGGCTCATAGGGATTGGTGCAgttttcattattcttttaaaaagatGTCCATAGTCTATAAAATCCTCTGCCTCTGTGCAAATTCTTGACATGGTTTGAACAGCAATTTCAGGGTAGGCCCCAGCAGCAGTTTCTCCACTAAGCATGACACAGTCAGTGCCATCAAGAACTGCATTAGCAACATCAGTGGCTTCAGCTCGAGTAGGTCGGGGAGATTTGGTCATGGACTCCAACATCTGAGTGGCAGTTACCACTGGTTTTCCTTGCATGTTGGCCTTCAGTATCATCGCTTTCTGAGCTATAAATATCTTTTCAATGGGAATTTCCATTCCTAGGTCACCCCTTGCCACCATAAATGCATCTGAGTTTGCCAGAATATCATCGAAATTAGCAACACCTTCTTGATTCTCCACCTGCATGTCCCAAATtaaacacaacaaaattaacTTCAACTAGCTAGCCTAGTTCAAACAATTTcttcaaatgatattaattaaCGACATACCTTTGACATGAGAAGGATGTTCTTTGCATGTGGTCCTAACAGTTGCCTGACCTCCACAAGGTCAGAACCTTTGCGAACaaaagagagagcaatcatGTCAATCTTATTTGGAACTCCCCATTCCAAAATATCCTCTTTGTCCTTACCAGTTAAGGTTGGGAGATCGACAATAACTCCAGGAAGATTGACATTCTTCTTCTCACCAAGTAGTGCAGAGTTTTCACAACGACAACGAACCAAACCCCGTTCCTTGTCACAATCCAGAACAGTAAGAGAAATTGTCCCATCAGCACACAAAATAACACTTTGTGGCTTTAAATCCTCAGCCAACTTTGGGTAGCTCATACTTATCATATTCTCATCTCCTTTAATGCTATAGTCAGTGGTGATGGTAATCTCTTGACCCTGTTGAAGCTGTATGGGTTTTGTGTCTTTCAAAAACCCAGTTCGAATCTCAGGaccctaaaaaattttcaaatataagaAAACGACACCGTCAGGCAATTAACTACCAATAAGTACTTATTTCTCAAAAAGTTAAAGCATCGAGCACATGATCAACAGAAAAATTATAGAACGTGAAAGATCAATTAAAGCTCTTGTTCCTTTACAAAGCATATCTTTTTACAATcgttgttgttattattttgttcaaAACTAAGGCAACCAAGATTTATACCATTTATCATATATGGAAAGGTTCCAGGAAAGCAGCTTCTGACCGAACATTAAACGGTGAAGGGATATAAATTAGTTCATGCATTGCACCTTATAAGCAATTTGTTAAtgttcttaccaaaaaaaaaaaaaaaattgtaaatagtTTCGAAATTGAAAACTGGATTTTGATTCAACAACAATCATAGAAGATCTGAGAATATAATACGCTTGCTGTCGGTAAACACTATACGATAAGTTATACAAGAGAAAAGTTTAACTAGGACTTTGTTATCTAATAATCTGTTGCAAGCTTTATCTGGAGACATTGTTCAACGTGAGATTATCTTGTGTAGAGTTCTCATTGGAAGAGATGTCTCTAACAAATCAAAACCACTTTCTTTCCACATTCATGCATGTAGGAGCTTGATTcgttttcaaaatatataatgtTATGTGAATACGTAACGAGGATAGATTTTAGGTTCTGAGGAAACTTAGACCTTAGATTCAAAGAAAActtagaccttttagattttgaggaaacctaaaaaaaccttttcaaactcaaagtttaggattaattaattttctgattcttTCATTAATGggcttgatgtctttaaatagacaattacaatgcatagtaaaataaaagactaattaaaataaactactgataatacttatccctaatatttaaattatactaacTAAGACTTATATTATCCTAAagtattttaaatctaaaatacctctattattatACCCCTAacattagattatttaaatattagagataagtattagttagtataatttaaatattagggataagtattatcaatagtttattctaattagtcttttattttagaGATATGCTACAGTGTTATATAATGCCAACATTTGGCCCATATTTAGTGAGTGAGAGaagattgaaattcaaatttcaatcatCCCTTTCATGTGATTGTTCATTGGCCACGTCACTAAAAATGAACCAAATGTGGATATTATATTGCACTGaggcatttctctttattttactatgcattataattgtctatttaaagacatccTCATTAATGAtagaaaattaatcccaaaccttgagtttgaaaagggtttttttAGGTTTCCTGAAAATCTAAAAGGTTTAGGTTCCCTTTAATTCTAAGGTCAAGGTTTCCTCAGAACTTATAATCTATCACcgttacgtattcacgtaacatATAATTATTCGCTTTCAATGAAGATCCGATGCAATCTGATATTCCTACGTACACACACTAACTAGCTCCTGAACTGATTCTAACAGAGATTGAATCAGTATGTAATAATCTCatgatagaaagagagagagagagagagagagagagagaaatcttAGCTAGGGAGCAAACAAGAGAAAACCCAGCAACGATAGAATCAAATTGAATGAATAACAagaaataatcataaaaatataagaaacaatTAAAGTAGCTAGCCAGGaagaaatataatatataaaaattaagatgcttaaaagaagaagaagaagaagactagCTAGGAAAGAATACGTACCTTAGTATCCAACATGACAGCACAAAGAATGCCGGTGTTGTTCATGGCAGCCCTGAGATTATCGAGGGTCACTTGGTGGTAATCATGAGTGCCGTGGGAAAAGTTGAAGCGAGCGACGTTCATCCCTGCCCTTAGAAGCCTCTCTAACATGTCCACCGACCGAGATTCAGGTCCTAACGTGCACACTATCTTTGTCTTTGGCCTCCTCTCCCCGCCAAGATTGTTAACTCTCAGAATCTTCTCCATTATTATATATGCTCTCACCAGACGCTACAATTCACAAAGAGGGTTTTGAAAAGTTTCTTAATTCCTCCTAGAACCGATGGAGCCATCCCTTATATAAGCTTTGGTATGCCCTTGTCCTTGTTGGGTGCGGATTGGATTTATTGTTTGCTTAGGACTCAAGCAAATCTTTACTAGGTCTTCTTGGAAAAGGAAGAGCATCAATTAGGTATATACTCTTTGTCATCAAATTACttcaaatcttttctttttccttttttggtatCCGTAGTGCcccaaatattataatttattgttttgCTACCAATGGCCAATGGGTGGGGGTTACGTTCTACTTTCTATGTAACTCTACACTTTAGTTATGTAGATCcatctaattttaaaaattaagtatgtAAGTGCAAACTTGTAATACCACACGTTTCCCTAGATTCTGTTGCCttaaaagtttgtttgttttgttttttttttttttttttttaacatgttcacacaagagaaggGGGAGGGGAGACTACTTGATAGTCTGAAACTAGCAATCTATCGTACACCCCCAAGTCTCGAATTTGCTCGTTAACCTTTAATTAAAccaccatttaattaattaaccttaTCCTAAAATGTTGAAGTTcagagaaaattataaatttaattaaataattagtaTTCTAACACAATTTACATCTTGATCGCCTtaaattttcatattaaattactaattgtttcaaaaatttaaatgatagaAAAAGTGAattaaaccatttaattaatattgatatGATCAGATCAGCTATAACCATGTTAGAGAAGATCACGGCCAAGATAAGCCACAAGAGGAACCAAGATGAAGGagataatatttatcttatagTCTAGGAGATTGCATTGTACTCTAATGGCTCCCAGCTGGGTGTTCGGCTGATACGAGAGCTGAGAAGGTGTCAGaccagactttttttttttttttttttgaaaaaatatatatattgaaggaaGGTAAGGATATCTGTAGTTTGCTGGAATTTTGGCTTTCTTTTATGCTAGTGGGTTATTTACTAGCCTTTGGGACACCTTTTACAAGTTAAAATACAGTTGATTGCAATTTCGTCTTTCATTTTGCTACGACTCCTCTGCAATAATTTCTGTGTttgtgcaatttaaaaataacgatattaaaatatgtgaattttaaaaaaattagttaagcATTTATTTAAATTGCAGTTTGcactttaaaatcaaaatttaacttttaaaattatgcgttTTTAGAGATGTACCCCTTACTTGCTATTTGAATGCCCttttttgttaacatttttaaattcactatttaaaaaataaaaataaaaaaacttcactttatacCACGCGGTTTGAGAAGATTTctcaaattcaaaaactctaaatttacacttctgaactttcaatttcaatcaattgacCCCatctgtcaaattttaaacgttaaaagtgatacaatgacatttatacccttgttttttttttataaaattccaaatttatccttaatttcaaacttaaaaaaaaaaataaagttataaaaGAATCAAGgggtgttttggtcattttaggaATTTCTGTTAGAATTTAAAAGCTAAATCTGACGGAGTTGGTCAATTGactcaaattgaaagttcaggtggtaaatttgagtttttgaaatttagaggGTCTTTTCAAAACGCACGGTAAtttaggggtctaaagtgaaattttccctaaaaaaaaaaggatacattttttacaatttagttttaaattataCTTTTGGTTTGCAAAATCTCAATGCCAAACGAACTCTAATACTTTCTTATTAGGGGTGGAAGAGTCATTTGACCCAAAAATCATTAACCATGTTAATGAGATTAACACCTCGAAAAATGTTACAGTGAAAGTATAATATAAGACATTTGAACATCATCAACTAAATTTGAACATCATCaactaaaaactttttttaagtCTATGAGTTTAATTATGTccaattatgttatattaacAACTCCTCTTGctatatctatatattcaaTGTAGGACTTACTGAGGCCCTCTGCTCGTAAGATTAACCCTTATGATAGACGTATTATTTAATTAGCATGACTGCTTGTAATTGTAGTCTTGCATAATGGTGTGTGGACACCTTTTAGAAGTGAAAATACAGTGGTCAACCTCTGACGACAAATGCCCCCAACAAACTACAAACTAAAACTCAGAACAACCAGACACCCATTTCCTAACAAAAACAGATCCAAGTCTGCAAAATACAACaggccgaaaaaaaaaaaaaacaaacaaacaaacaaaccaaaccaaactgTACAAGTATAAATATGATTAGCAACATCCCCAttataattgaaatataaaagaatTCGAAACAGCTAAAATAACTGTTTAACTCAATATTCTTTCATTAAcatcatcaaaaaatatatatatataatacgcATTGGGTAGGGTAAAATAATTTAAGCGTGTAGTAGTGGTTGATGATTGTGATTGTGGAAAATTATAATGAATCTAGGTAAACTCTCACCCTAAAGGTGGGAAAAAAGCACTTACTACAAATTGTTTGACagaatttttgaaagaaagacTTAATTTTGGATGAGATTAGCTGCTCCTCTCCTCCTTTAAAGCACGAGACGAGAGTTGCGAGAGCAGTGAAGGCTCGGTGCtccatatttaatttgtttctgcAGCTGCGGCTGTAAATtccaaatatatgtatatatatatatagcactaAGAATTTTGTATGTACTAGCTAGACTTCCGGAAGTAGGCCAAATCTTCAGCAACAAAGATTTCCAAAGAAACTTGGAACTCCAATTGTCAAAGTCAAAGAGAGAATATTAGATTAAGTGTCTACAACTAAAAGTTtatttgtgattgcgtttgaaaaatagagcttttaagtaaaaaagaacttttgagcaaaagcttcatttttaaacttttgccaaaaatgcgttttggtcaattttaggctttttagacccttaaaagcgcttttaatttttttaccaaatgagtatttttttcttcaaacgaactttttgagtgttaaaaacacttttaggtctctcaaacgcaattccaaatagaCTTTAAAAACTACAAGTGTACGTGTTTGTATTGAATTACAATACAAGTCATCGTGTTATAGAGTCTTAATTCATGgggttaattaattagtgtACGTAGTTTTCccaacaaaataattatttaaaaatatataggtGGGAAGATGGTTCTTGCTCTTGGGGTTGCTGGGATGGCTCCATAACAAGACTAGTGGGTTCAGGCCCAGTCCAACTAAAGCCCATCCCTAGACAGCAATTAAATGACCCATTGTCACAATTGCAAGATTTACCTTAAtatacaattaatatataatacgATGCAAATAGATTGGAGAGAGTTCAAAGTCGAAACTCTAGTACAAGTTCCTAATCAAGCTAGGGTCTTATTCGGACTTATGCTGCTTTTTGGTTGATCAAATCCTTAAATGCATCCAACGACGCCAACGAGCTCGCCGGAAAGCCTTGCTCAAATTGGCCACGAAGAATCTCAGATTGGCTTCTGATATCGCCGTCGGTGAGAACTTTCTCTATGCCATGCAATATATCACTCTTCTTAACTTTATCATCTGGATATCCCTCTGAGACCATGGTCCCCACTTTGAGATGTCTGACAACCAGCATGGCATTGTAGTATTGGTCACCCCTTATGGGCCATGCCAAGAATGGGACCCCNNNNNNNNNNNNNNNNNNNNNNNNNNNNNNNNNNNNNNNNNNNNNNNNNNNNNNNNNNNNNNNNNNNNNNNNNNNNNNNNNNNNNNNNNNNNNNNNNNNNTCAATGGATGACCTTGAAGCTTCTCTTGCAAGCAAGAGTATGTGCTGCCATGTTTACCTCTCTCTTCACATGACCTATGTCCCATCTCCTCCTTGTCCGTAGTAGCAGATGAATATCTTCTATAACCTGTCCATAGCTACTGCCGTTTGGATTTGTCTCCTTGATAGCATTCACTACATTCAAAGAATTGAATCTCCTTCCAACAAAATATCGTACACCCCCAAGTCTCGACATAGCTCCAAGTATGAAGTGTAATATCATACTTGATACTTGATACTTGATACTTGACACTTATTATgttaacaattaaataattaaattttgttgtgtaaatttttgaaaaatgcatgaaatactatatatattaaattttgttgtgtAAACACACGATAAATACAAATAGACACTCATTATTCAAGTGGGGCAGTTTATCACAAGCACAcgtttatattatttatttataattacatcatttaaaagaaaaaaaaaattatagttagaTTTATAATACCGGAATAAGACACCACTGTATTTCAGTTGGAAGGCATACTTTTCTAAACTTGAGAGGCCGAAGTGTGCAGGCCGCAGTATTGGTACTTTACTTGGGCTTTAAAAAGGCAGACCCAAAATTTGTCTACTTTGGGGCTTTGGGccttccaatatatatatatatatatatatatagtaacaaATCAAGTCTAATCAAGTCTAGAAAGAGTGTTTTGCttgcaactatatatatatatattgtaacaaATCAAGTCTAATCAAGTCTAGAAAGAGTGTTTTGCTTGCAACTACAAAGACTAAAGATAGAAAACAcgtaattattttgtaattattttataatattgatgTAATAGTTTTGACTAACTTTTAGATTTGTCcctttcttgaaaaaaataatttaaagattGATTAGAACTGTGAAGTCAACATTATGAGATATATAATTGTAGGATAAAAGTGTAGTTTCTAACGTTACTCTATTAAAGATTTAACACGGACAATAAAAGTAGAGTAAAATTACTCTTCATACCCATTTATTACGTTTAATTTATATCAGTTGAtgtgacatattttaaataactGGCAtgaaaagtcatttaaaatatatcacattaatcgatatgaaataaatataataaatgataCGAAGAATAAGGTTATTCATAAAACCAGCACAAAGAAAGAAGTCTTTTTCCTCCCCCAAAGTCCATTGATCCAATATTGTTTGCTTGATATATCATCGTTGGTAAGGTTGGGATTGCGTTCAAATTCATCAGATTTGGGAATAGGTGACC
This genomic interval from Corylus avellana chromosome ca3, CavTom2PMs-1.0 contains the following:
- the LOC132174081 gene encoding pyruvate kinase, cytosolic isozyme-like, which codes for MEKILRVNNLGGERRPKTKIVCTLGPESRSVDMLERLLRAGMNVARFNFSHGTHDYHQVTLDNLRAAMNNTGILCAVMLDTKGPEIRTGFLKDTKPIQLQQGQEITITTDYSIKGDENMISMSYPKLAEDLKPQSVILCADGTISLTVLDCDKERGLVRCRCENSALLGEKKNVNLPGVIVDLPTLTGKDKEDILEWGVPNKIDMIALSFVRKGSDLVEVRQLLGPHAKNILLMSKVENQEGVANFDDILANSDAFMVARGDLGMEIPIEKIFIAQKAMILKANMQGKPVVTATQMLESMTKSPRPTRAEATDVANAVLDGTDCVMLSGETAAGAYPEIAVQTMSRICTEAEDFIDYGHLFKRIMKTAPIPMSPLESLASSAVSTAHCIKAALILVLTRGGSTAKLVAKYRPSMPILSVVVPEIRTDSFDWSCSDEAPARHSLIYRGLVPLLSTSSARASHAESTKETVELALQHAKAKQLCKPGDSVVVLHKVDSAAVIKILTVG